Below is a window of Planctomycetes bacterium MalM25 DNA.
GGCCGGCGCGGTCACTTCCGACTGGAAGCCGCAAGCCTTGTGGGCGCCGTCGCAGAACGGCATGTTCTCGCTCGCGCCGCAGCGGCACAGCGCGATCGCCGGCTTCGATTCGTCGAGCGGGAAGCGGTTGCCGTTCGAGTCGTAAACCTCCACCGGCCCCTCGACTTTGAGCGAACCGTTGGGGCGAACCGTGATCTTGACGTCGGCCATGCGTGGGGACTCCGGCGAGGCAGGTGAGAGGGAAGCTCGCAACGATTGTGGCGAGACGCCGCGAAACGGCAACGGTGGGGTCACTCCGCCCGGCTCGTTCCGATCCGCCCCCGCTCCAGCATCCACTCCCATACGACCCAACCGACCTTCGCCATCGACTCGCCCGAGCACTTGTCCGGCGTATCTCCCCTGGTGTGCCAGTAGGGGTAGTCGAAGTCGATCAGATCGACCGCCTGGATGCCGCCGTACTTGCGGAGGGCGAGGTGGTCGTCGAGGACCTCGTGCTTGACCCGCGGGACGAACTCGTCCACGCCGAGGCGATCGGCGACGCCCCACAGCTGTTGCAGGATGGGGCGGGTCTGGCGTGAGTTGTAGCTGTGCGCTTCCCAGTAAACCTGGAGGTTCGCGTCGGCGACCATGTCGAGCAGAACGGCCCCCTCGTACGACCACTCGCGCGGCTCGCCCCCGTCGGGATCGGCCAGCGGCTTCCGCTTGGCGTACTGCGTCCCGAACCACTGGCTCCCCAAGAAGTACGGGTCGGTGCGGCGGTAGATCAGCTCCTCCGCGTCGAACAGCGCGAAGTCAACGCCGAAGTCGGGGTCGGTCGCCTCCTCCTCGAACCGTTCGTTCATGAGGTGCGCCATCTCCATGAGCAGCGCGACACCGCTGCCGCCGTCGTTGGCGCCGATGAACACGCCCGAACGCCGCGCCTGCGGGTCGCGGTCCTGGTCGGGCAGGGGCCGCGTGTCGTAGTGAGCGCAAACGAGCACCCGCCGCGTCGCCGCCGGGCGCCAGCGGGCGAGGAAATTGGCAAGGCGGACACGCTTCGCTTTGTTGAGCGGGTGCGGAGCTTGGAAGCGTTGAAAATCGATCTCGTCCGCCAGCGGTTTGAAGTGCTCCTCAACGAGCTTCTGCTGCGCGAACATCCCGCGCGTGCCGCTGATGCGCGGCCCGATCGCACAGACTTGCTGCAAGTAGCCATACGCGCGCGCGGCGTCGAGCGGGTTCGCCGCCGCCGTGGTGGAGGCGAGCGTCAGCGGCGTTCCGTTGAGATAACCCGTCGTCTCCGCCGGAGGCTCCTCCGGCTTCTCGCCCTTGGGCGGCAAGAGCAACACGTGCGCGGCGATCGCTGCTAGCAGCAGGCCGACGATCCAGTTGCACGCGACACGGACCTTGCGGCCGGGCTCGGAGTTCGATTGAGGTTGCGACATCCCCTCAGTCTACACCGCGGCTTGAAACGGGCCGATGGCTATCGCTTGAGCCTGGTCCCACCGTCCACCGGCAACGCCACGCCCGTGATGAACGGGTTCTCAACCAGCATCGCCACCGCGTGGGCGACGTGCTCCGCCCGGCCGTAGGCGCCCTCGTTGGGGGTGGTGATGAGGGCCGCTTTGCGGACGAACTCCTTACGGGCGGGCGGGTCCTCGGGCTCGTCGGGCAGGTGCTCGCAGATCACCGGGCCGGGCAGCACGGCGTTCACGCGGACGCGCGGGTTGCGTTCGGCCAGCTCGATCGCCAACGCCCGGGTTATGCCAGGGATGGCCGCCTTCGACGCGTGGTAGCCGGCGTAGCCGGTTGGGGGAACGCCGTCCGGCGCGGTGGCGACGTCGCCCAGGTTGAGGATCACCCCGCCGGTCGCCTGCTCGGCCATCCGGAGGCCCGCCTCCTTGGCGAGCAGCAGCGGGGCGACGGTGTTCACTTGCAAGCACCGGCGCGCGTCCTCTCCCGTC
It encodes the following:
- a CDS encoding Iron-binding zinc finger CDGSH type, producing the protein MADVKITVRPNGSLKVEGPVEVYDSNGNRFPLDESKPAIALCRCGASENMPFCDGAHKACGFQSEVTAPAE
- a CDS encoding Peptidase family M28 encodes the protein MSQPQSNSEPGRKVRVACNWIVGLLLAAIAAHVLLLPPKGEKPEEPPAETTGYLNGTPLTLASTTAAANPLDAARAYGYLQQVCAIGPRISGTRGMFAQQKLVEEHFKPLADEIDFQRFQAPHPLNKAKRVRLANFLARWRPAATRRVLVCAHYDTRPLPDQDRDPQARRSGVFIGANDGGSGVALLMEMAHLMNERFEEEATDPDFGVDFALFDAEELIYRRTDPYFLGSQWFGTQYAKRKPLADPDGGEPREWSYEGAVLLDMVADANLQVYWEAHSYNSRQTRPILQQLWGVADRLGVDEFVPRVKHEVLDDHLALRKYGGIQAVDLIDFDYPYWHTRGDTPDKCSGESMAKVGWVVWEWMLERGRIGTSRAE
- the ycdF_1 gene encoding Glucose 1-dehydrogenase 2, with amino-acid sequence MDKQPLPPTLRTRVALVTGGARRVGKAIAIELARRGARVAVHANSSLDEAYALCELLEEEFGADAAAFEADLAEDGAPADLVERVTRHFARFGEAGDAEVGRIDILVNSAAVWPKQPLEELTGEDARRCLQVNTVAPLLLAKEAGLRMAEQATGGVILNLGDVATAPDGVPPTGYAGYHASKAAIPGITRALAIELAERNPRVRVNAVLPGPVICEHLPDEPEDPPARKEFVRKAALITTPNEGAYGRAEHVAHAVAMLVENPFITGVALPVDGGTRLKR